The DNA segment ATCTGACTCTGATAGTAATATTTTTCTTCGGGCAGAATCCTTCAAACAATTTCTACCTCGAAATCAGAATAGTCCTGcacatatttatttttatcattgAGCTATTGTTATTGATATTAATATAGGAATCTCAATGTACGCCACTGGCCGACTTCACTGGTTCATTAGTGATTATTTTTCTGTGGATAAGGCTGTCTGTTCTGTTCTACATCTATCTACGACATCTACTCTGATCTCTATGATTTTGTGTCTATgcttcaaagaaaaattttctttgtaatcTGTGGGTGAATTTTGCCCGATTGCCAACATTTTTTGTAGTGAGGATTTTCCATTATATTTCCCTTGAAAATTTCCTGATTTCTTGAAATTCATAGGTAGGAtatgtaaaataaataaattctcgAAAAGTATCTGTTGTGTGAACTTTCAATGAAAGGTTAACTTAACTTCAGTTAATCGTAACCTCTTACATAatacaaattttcattttgcagaACAAAATGTTCGGCGTAATCGGAAATTTAGCCCCAGTTGTGGCCCAAAATGCTCAAATTTCGCAACAGCGGGGAATGGCTACGCTGAAAGCCATTTCCATTAGATTGAAATCCGTTAAAAACATCCAGAAAATTACTCAGTCAATGAAGATGGTGTCGGCCGCTAAATACAATAGAGCTGAACGAGAACTGAAACAAGCTAGACCTATTGGAGCTGGTTCATCTCAATTTTATGAAAAGGCTGAAGTAACAGCTCCAACTGATGTTccccaaaaattattcattgctATTTCATCTGACAGAGGTTAGTCTTAATTTTTCTCGCTAAAAAAGTTTCTGTTCATGAATGAAATTAATTACAGGTTTATGTGGAGCTATCCATTCCAATGTAGCCCGTGTTATTCGTGGTGAACTCAATAAGGATGATCAAAACATCAAGATTGTATGTGTTGGAGACAAATCTAGGGCCCTTCTGGCTCGAGTATATGGAAAAAATATCATCATGGCAGCAAATGAAATTGGTCGTTTGCCCCCAACTTTCAATGATGCCTCAATTTTAGCAGATGCTATTATTTCATCAGGATATAAATTTGGTTCTGGAGAAATTGTCTTCAATCGGTTCAAGTCTGTTGTATCTTATAGCACCCAAACATTGCCAGTTTTCAGTTTGAACTCTGTCCAGGTGAGACAAAAACTACAAAAGTATTAATTTTATAGAATCGTTGAACAGAAGTGAAACTGCTCTAGGATATTGaactttttcgaattgagtcATTAATAATTGGTTTTCTGTTGGTGAACTCTGATGACTGTTGATTTTTACTTTTAGGCTGCACCAAAATTATCTATTTATGATTCCCTTGATGATGAAGTTATTCAGAGTTATCTGGAATTTTCACTTGCTTCACTTATTTACTATGCTCTCAAAGAGGGAGCTTGTAGTGAGCAATCTTCCAGAATGACAGCCATGGACAATGCAAGTAAAAATGCAACTGAAGTCATAGATAAGTTGACTTTAGCGTTCAATCGTACTAGACAAGCTGTTATCACCCGAGaacttattgaaattatttctggAGCTTCTGCCCTGTAGAACTCCTAAATGAAACCTGATTTATCTAATAGCTGGTACATAATTTCATTTGGAGTTATATAAAAGTTTGAGAAGAATTAAATGTAAGCCCAAAGTCACTAACTAACATCTGTTTTTCAATTCTTAATGAACTTTTTTATTATGTTCAATGGAATGGACTGTATTGAAATATAAGTAAAAATGGTTATATGCATTCGTTTATTCATCTCCTATTAGAATTTCAGATGTAGCATTTTAAATGAATTTACAGAGacataaaatgatttttttctattgCACCTTAACAAGGTGTTAtttctattaatttttttgaactacCACCATTCATCTGTTGATCTGAAATGGGGAACCCATATTTTATTACCTACTGAAAAATGGGATATCACTACGGATCATAGGAATGGACTATGGTCTTGCACTCAATTATGAATTAAGTGCCTGAGGGAATTGAAAGAtgtgatgaaaaattatggaaaggTAAGCACAAGAAATGTATTAACTTTTACTGTAGTAAGGACACAGATTTTGAATTTCACTATGAATATTCGGATTTTTGGTCTGTCTACACATATATTAAATAGCTATTTACAGAGATTTGTTTCTGTTTACATACTTCCACAGCTAATGAAATTTACAAGCAATAAAAAACTTAACTTCAAACACTTAAAGAAGAACGATTATTGGCCCAGAACTGTTGAGCTGAAAATACTAAAGTGGCCAAATATAATAAGGCTGCTATCCAACAGTTGTAGgcattctgaaattaaattttttgtaagTACGGAATGTAGGACAAAACCAAAGAACTCGAAATTACCTGTGTATATCCTGCATCAATCTTTGAGTAAAAGTCTGAGAGTTCCATATTTGGCTCAAATTCTACTTCTGGAAGGTCCTCCGATAGAGCAACTGCTCCAAAGAAGTAGAATATACCCATAAGTCCCTTCAAAACATGGTTTGTTAAATTATGTTaacatttgaattttcaatCTTCCTTACCAGCTGAATAATACCCCATATACTCAGTATAATACCACAAATAGAAAGTTTGGGGCCGCAAACAGGCATTTTGGAATGTATTAAGATTTATTATACACTTCACTTCAATAACTTTGAATCATGTGATGAAAATCAGTACTCCTTCAACAAATGCCCTACTTTCCGTTTGCAGAATGTCAAATTGACAGATGTCACTGTCAGTGTCATATGATAAGGATCATAGAAAAAGTGTTTTCgtcttccaaattttttttgtccTTACGCAATGATCCCGGAAATTAAGggtttttttaactttttagAGAATTTGTTATTCGCGATTCAATGGTAGGTTGCGCCCTCTATAAACATTCGTTTTTTGACATCTACACAAGTAGGTCGAATCAGTGTAAACAGAAGGAAATTTGTGTAGTTTCGTTATTTTTGTACGCACGAATGATGGCTTATAATGAAAATTGTGTATTCCTAAGCCCCAAGGAGTATTTTAGATATTAAGGATTCATTCCTACTAGCAGAAATTTAATAGAAGGTGAGTAAATGcaaatttatgaatgaaatattcattgacCATACAATAAACATTTTAGGAGAAGCAGGCTTGAATTCCGGGCATATTATGATGTGTGGAATTTTGGGAAAGAGCAGCAGagtcattgaaatttttggttTGTGTTTGCAAACATCGGCCC comes from the Coccinella septempunctata chromosome 2, icCocSept1.1, whole genome shotgun sequence genome and includes:
- the LOC123307577 gene encoding ATP synthase subunit gamma, mitochondrial, with amino-acid sequence MFGVIGNLAPVVAQNAQISQQRGMATLKAISIRLKSVKNIQKITQSMKMVSAAKYNRAERELKQARPIGAGSSQFYEKAEVTAPTDVPQKLFIAISSDRGLCGAIHSNVARVIRGELNKDDQNIKIVCVGDKSRALLARVYGKNIIMAANEIGRLPPTFNDASILADAIISSGYKFGSGEIVFNRFKSVVSYSTQTLPVFSLNSVQAAPKLSIYDSLDDEVIQSYLEFSLASLIYYALKEGACSEQSSRMTAMDNASKNATEVIDKLTLAFNRTRQAVITRELIEIISGASAL
- the LOC123307579 gene encoding ribonuclease kappa-like, with product MPVCGPKLSICGIILSIWGIIQLGLMGIFYFFGAVALSEDLPEVEFEPNMELSDFYSKIDAGYTQNAYNCWIAALLYLATLVFSAQQFWANNRSSLSV